The genomic stretch agtcttaaagatatgggTTTGAAACTTAACACTCTTTTTCATTAACCTTTATTctgttaaaacaaatttaaaaaataagaccaagcaataaaatctttgaaaaaaagtgaattaatatataaaaaaaaaaatgtgatttcgtcatcatatgagcccaaaattcactaataaaacaaatcagagatctgtagtgtgttttattttgtttaattataattctactgtatttaaatagctatttatatgcatcatatagataatttttataaattataaatgaaaacagCGCTGCGCAGAAAAATATTTGCTAAAATTTAATCACTATAAGTttaataaatttcataaaaacaGTTTAAACCTTTTTGTAGTGCActggcaattaatcattttaaaatgcctgaattttaatgctttaaaaattagatcgtaaatgaaaaatttcttgcatcggacaataaaataaaaaagaaaccttgcgaTTTATTTAGAAGCTATTATaagattttttacttaaaattttgtgcagtaatagctcatcattttaaaaatataatgtactcatttattaactattaatttacatgtatacTTATAGAGAAAAACAACACacggaaaaaaataattaattaatagttcgctgagctaaaaatatgaaaaaaaattatttaatattaattattattttaaaatatttatttttactttaaaatttgcacattacaaagtcattataataaagatacattccctctccataatctagcatttaaacattataaaagttaatctaaatgaaaaattcctatgtgACAGtatgtgtgcttctaaaaatagctcgtgatagacagaaattgaccatttccagtaaatcactgtgttggttgttactaaaaatagattttaaccatcaactttgaaaattaatatctaaagagtgcgccaagctacaacgttcaaacttagcacacagatatatattaacatgctaaattcaatagaattagtgagattgttgtaactataaagacttttattttatttaaaaattaaattttacccttctttgtctttgttaattttaatatcaaatatctttaaagtgcgccaagagaatctaatgaaatttaaaatatacacatttcataatatgataaattattgtagcaaacagcattgttgtaacttttataggaaaaaagttgtaaaaatgtcaactttcacataaacttttgttaagaaaaatttaccagattggcttcaaaagcaaataaaaattatctctgatatcttatgtttacaaaaagtaatcataattagtcctcaactcaaatacaatatgctaaaactttgatggaaatgaccacccctaaaaaaagggtaaaatgtgctgacacacttttcagccatttttcgggagaaaaaaaaatggatctaggtcagtttatcgaAGTAACTACAaggtactagatctactataagcTAGAATCTTAAAATCTTTTGATATAAATAGTTACAGTATACACTACACTTAAATATAAATCCTACCACagacataacatctatataCCAGTATACTATGTGGGCATGGGAGAAGACATGACTATAAACGTTACTGGAGATATTGCTTCTTCATATCAGAGGCATTAAACATACTGGTACAAATAAAATCCTAAAATGCTACCAGAGACATTAgatcaaattatttatttcacattTGAATAGAATGGAATTGTTGAAAATTgataagtaaatttaaaaaatatgatcttaaacggatttttttttgttatatatatttattttttttatttatggcaGATGACAGACAAAAAGATGACATTAGGATTCTTAGAGAACTTTCTTCTATCTGGTTCAGCTGCTGTCATTTCAAAGACATCTATAGCTCCCCTAGAGAGAATCAAATTACTGATACAGGTAAACACAATACAGAGATTTTTAGATATACGACAACAggaacaattaaaataaaaagcaaattcAAACGACTAAATGTAGGCTTGATGTTCAGTTGTACTATgaagccctttttttttccttctagcTAGCTTTTTGCTGCCGAGCTGTAGGCTTTTTTGCAGTCTTGTGTCATGGATAAGTACTAAAGTAGTGTGAGTCTTTTTTTCTGCTGTTCCACATTGGGGTCCTCTGGTAGTTTATTTATCTTTAAATAGGGTTCTCCATTCTTTTGGTAACGGTAGGGCTCCAGTTCTCCAAATACATTTGATAAAGTTAAGTGTGAAATTCTTGGCTTGTGATCCCAGTCCTCAGAGAAtttcttttgttattgtatCAGGTCCTGGAGATTTGTTTTACTTCAACTTTTGTATGGCTTaactgtttgttttacatgtttcggatgttccttcagagttgaagatagtgtacttcctagtccaaacctcccgcaggacaacgggggatgggagcgggcagggtttgaaccctcgaccgtcgataaatctgaatgacagtccagcgcgcaaaccgcatgaccaggcagccatcccaaCTAGAAGGAAAGGCATGTCAATCATCTGATTTCAATAAATTACTTAAGATGTCTAATAGTTAACTGAAATTacttctagatttatttatcttGACTTGGCATGGATCATTCTCAtagagatataaaaaaagaaataactttaaatttataaatttttttgttttaagaaataatttttttgtgtgtattatttttcaatattgttttttcCCTTGACATTTAAGAATCAAGACGAACTCATTAAATGTGGGAGACTGAATAAACCTTACAGAGGAATCCTTGACTGTGCTGTCAAAACGTTTCAGTCAGAAGGACTTTTGGCATTTTGGAGAAGTAATTTTGTGAACTGTGTCAGGTAAGGATGAAAGTGTTTGTAATCAACTCAGTCAGCTAAAGACTGTATGTTGGTAAGAACTGTTTCAACTAACAACTTATAGCAGACCTGCCTATTGTTATGCAAagtgcgtattcgttacgcaaaatctctaAAAAAATGACAGTATGCAAATACTAATTTAACCCATCAGGTTACGCATTTCTTatcatttttttcccctctaaATTAGCTTATGAGTGGTCACGGAGGTCACACTAAGCCGtccaatggggaaaaaaaacaaatgttgggGTGAACACATTGCacccagatctatacgttgatttgTTCTTGATAGCaattaaatctagtctagaaatgaagaacgcgtgAGTAGCGGCTCGAAGTTCATTATTTTGGAGCTTAAAAAAAGTCGAATTCAAAAAAAGAATCCCAGATTCCTGcattcattttaataaaaaaatattgacgcgctatcgattcaaaacataTTAATATagctggatctagatctagatatacttatctttatcttatcttatataatacagacgttacttcaaaaaagatgattacgtcctacgcgtcatgcatattaaccaatgacttaaattctgccaagtcactggttttcctggctagctcaggcaacccattccatgctctaatagcactagggaagaaggagtatttgtacaaatttgtcctagcatatgggacgaggaatgtgcctttatctttgtgtctttcagagtattttattaaattttgtttttgtatttgaagattatggttcagtgttttatgtatgattgctacagacttttgagccttctgtcctgaaggctttctaaatttagtgattttactaaaggtgttactctagtcaaatgtgaatattcgtttgttatgaatctcactgctctattttgtgtctgttccagtttcttaatgttttcttgagttgaggggtcccaaacggaggatgcatattctattattggcctaaccaaggttaaataacattttagttttatgttcttatttgatttatagaaatttcttttaataaatcctaatgctttgtttgatttttttgtagtttcatcaatatgtggattccatgatagtttttcatttattataacacctaggtattttgcgtttttagtctgtgttactggtttgccatgaataagataagtggaattaatttgttttagtttttttgttactcttaacaactgacatttttctgggtggaaagacatgctctaatttgattcccatttctgtaattcatctaattctctttgtaaaatatcttatACAGGAGTGGATCTAGGCTGCAAACTTATACAGTATTCTGATGTCCTGGTATATTTGTCTCATTCCTTGCATCTAGCTGTCTATAAAAATAGACATTCACTAACTTTAAAGATCAAATATTCCTAATTGATtcacttttatttcatttgtattcATTTATTTCTAGGTATTTCCCAACACAGGCAATGAACTTTGCCTTCAAAGATCACATCAAAGCAGCTTTTAAAACTGTTCCCGGTGAATCCCATGGAAGAAAGTTagccaaaaatatttttagtggCAGCATAGCTGGCGCTTTGTCCAATTGTTTTGTGTATTCACTGGACTATGCCAGGACCAGGCTGGCTATGGATGCCAAAAATGCTGACAATCCCTTAGCAAATAGACAGTTTACTGGAGTCATAGATGTCTATAAGAAGACATGGGCTGCAGACGGGATTCAAGGACTTTATAGAGGTTTTGTTGTGTCTGTGATATCCATTATGGTGTATAGGGGCTGTTACTTTGGATTTTACGATAGCCTCAAACCCATCTTGCTCAGAGAAAACCCAGGGTTCTTCTCATCCTTTGTTCTAAGTTACGGTGTGACTGTCAGCTCCAACCTCATTGCTTACCCCCTGGACACTATTCGCAGGAGGATGATGCTGCGCTCCGCTGAGAAAGTTCAATACAAAGGCTCGGTGGATTGTGCTCTCCAGATTATAAGAAACGAAGGAGCCCTGTCACTAATGAAAGGCGCTGGAGCTAACATTCTCCGCAACATTGCCGGAGCAGGGGTTCTAGTAGGCTTTGATAAGTTTAAAGACATTTATATTCGATACCATCAAAAATTATGAACAATGAAGTTAGTCTATTCTTTAAAGTGACACATAATTCTAAATGTTAGTTCACAAATTCATTTCCAGCATGTGTGAAagtgaaaatatttataatgtggCTTATGTAGTGTGAACATGccttaaagattaaaaaaatacaatcttGTTGATTGTAACTGAATAACTTTGTCTAATACATACAACGAAGTACAatcatttttcaaaaatatgcCACGCTTAAAacagctatttttaaaaattttcttcaTTCTTGtgataatttattaaaatgacGAATTCTTTAGCCACTTTGATCCTtgcaaaataaatttattaagaGTGTCCACttgtcataataaaaaaaaacaattcttgaTAAAATAAACATCTCCAAGATATGAAACTCTCTTGGAACACAAAGACCCTGATAATAAATGTACTAAATATACTAAGTAACGGTACAGACTATTTGAAAATTgtgtgaaatgtttttaaaaaaaaaaaactagcttggtaacttttttttattaggtgTTTTCATTTAACAGCAATAAAAGCTCAGTTTCATTTATCAACCAGAAATGCATTAATCAACCAGAGATGCATTAATCAATCAATGATTAAGACATTAATCAGCAATAAGTCATGCTAAAAATTCTTTGCTGTTAAATTTTGGCCAAAATttgatgtaaatatttttagtaCCGGTATTTAATTATTCAATTGTGGTGTCTTATTTCTTTAGCTATTCATAATGTCTTTGGAACTAATGCTCTGTTGGATACTAGTCTTATTGCGACTAGCCGTGTACAGCAATTTGATCCTGATATCATATCAAAGGTTGAAataaattcagaaaaaaaaatcattagttAATTATAATGCTTGGCAGGTTCATCTCATGATTTTAGATGGTATGTGGTATACGCTTTGGACTGTCACCAGGATAGTTCAGAGTTCAAACCTGCCCTCTTCCATTCCCTGGTGTACTGCAGGAGGCTTGAGCTAAGTGTAtgcctaggacgtaatcatctgcTTTTTTgaattgaagtaacgtctgtattttataagataagataaaatataatgatCTTGTGTTCTGAAGACTCGTAGACAATctatcaatcaaaataaaacaatgattaATGTTTTCTAGTGTTCTACTCATAATTGGGGAACCGAAACATGAATATTAATTTACATTTGAtttattaaatttcaatttttagtttctttgaacctgttaaaaaaaaattcagtttaGTAATTCTAGGTGGTAGGCTATAGTTTAGTAATTGAAGGTGGTAGGCTATAGTTTAGTAATTCTAAATGGTAGGCTATAGTTTAGTAATTTTAGGTGGTAGACTATAGTTTAGTAATCCTAGTTGGTAGACTATAGTTTAGTAATTCTAGGGGGTAGGCTATAGTTTAGTAATTTTAGGTGGTAGATTATAGTTTAGTAATTCTAGGTTGCAGAAAATATAATCCACAGGATGAAGTGATTCTGTAATTCAAACTAATACTGGGGTGTGTAATCAAGTGGCATAAACCACTTGGCTTCTTATCAAAAggggcttgagtttgaatcctgacttgagcagagttgtttGGGTTAGggatgtttcggatgttccgtcagagttgaagataattacttcctagtccaaacctcccccaGGACAACGgtggatgggagcaggcagagtttgaacccggtaccattgataagtccgaacgacagtccagcgtgcaaatcgcacgaccaggcagccatctgtgtttgctgagcacctaaaggcggCATTGAAACCACTCGGGACAATAGCGCTCTGAGaagcatgaaagttgtgctattcaacagagattggaccatagcgctctgagcaaaatacaaaagcaatttaaaaactaaaaatacaataaaactgTCTAGAAATTTTCATTCTTCTTTCTGGTCTCACTTACTTCCACTTTTCTGTTGTGGTCCCAGATCTGCTTGTGTAGTCTATTGGTTTTTCATTCACACTTGGAAAGAGTTGATGTCAAGATCAAAGTACAAGCTAATGTAATGCCAAATGATATGATGAATGCTTGGAGACATGTTTGTGTGtgctttgttttgtattattgATGGTGCTATGATACACTTAATTCTGTTGTGTTTATTATAAATAAGAAATTTGTGAAATAGTTTTGGTTGCATTATATTATTAGGTCTGTGTGTGTACGTAGTGggtttataaaatttttaatcagaattaaacattttaataaatatctCTTTGTTTATTACATACTTTAATGATGACACATTTTAAATGACAAGTTAGGGTTACTTGTAATATGCTAATGTCATCGATTTTCATGAtcaaggatgagtgcagtgtttcacataactacccaaatccagttgtgacctgcaaATTTTCCAGCATCTCaagcagacaaagccattgtcagCAGTGTATTAAAGTTTTCTTTCAGGGTTACATCTAAAAAGAGGGCATGACATGGCCTGaattgtgccaatgtgccaTAAAATTTAAAACCTAATGAGGCCGAAAGGCATTATCAAAGCCAGAAGATAAAGAATGATTGCTGTGTTTTATGCAGAACCATCCttgacctacttattttgccaTGCCTAAGGTAGATcttgtctttctgaatattaaTTGCATTGCAGTGATCACCCATAACCATAATAGTCAACATTAACAAtggtaaaattaaatattatcaaATTTATTAGCAGATTCATTTGTAAACCCATAGGGCAAGATGGCTGagtaataaaacacctagcttCTGAGCTGAGGGGGTACTAATCCCAATGGAAAATTtgagattttcttctttttcatcattcccatttttttcatgtcacagggttcagatcagtaattctatatctgagatgaactgcgcagtggtttccagatcaggcagtccTCCATATAGTTTCTCTTTCATAGGAAGGTCtgtgggattttcaattttggaATTTTTTGGTTagccctgagtccactcaactctattggttacctgacattagttggggagagTAAAGGTTGGAGATGTGTCACATGACATTCCATGACAGCCTTGTTAACATCCGCCATAGAAACAGAGGACCTGTACATTATATGTCCGATAGAGCGCAAGGTCTGAATATGAactttatttgctttaaaaaaacaaaatttagctAAATTTccaaacatattttaaatttaaactactAGTACTATTACtacatagcaaaaaaaaatattgttaaaaaattgaactaaatttttctttattggcgaaaagaaaattaggcaattttttttttaacattgtagcCAAATCTCCAAATCACTTCTGACATCTGTGGCAACCTGGTTTGCatggtcatgtgaaacacagtACTTATCCTTAACTTTTCTGACATTgccaatattttcatttttgtgaGAACCAGAAGTCTGCAGAATAGGATGAAAAGATActctaaaaaataaagaattcaccatttattttgaaataaattgcgAGGCCAATGATATGATGGTGCTTTACATATGagtggccagtacaatgacctTTGGGTATTGCTTCAGGAAAAGCATCCTCCTGTGCATTGGTctgaaatgttttgtaaaaatgtttgacatgttttcggatgttccttcagagttgaagatagtttatttcctagtccaaacctcccgcaggacgacgggggatgggagcgggcagggtttgaaccctccaccatcgataaatccgaacgacagtccagcgagcaagccgcacgaccaggcagccatccagctTTGTTCAAGAAGTTAGATTTTTGGACTTAATACAAAACCTGTATGATCATTTTTGCTCACAGCATATCAAGATGGCTTGAGTAATATCTTGATgtactaaaaataaattactttgtgttcCCCAACAGTGGTAATCACCAGTCAGATTACTGGTAATTTAGGTTGACTTATTATGGATGGAACTTATTGAGGTATGCATACTACGATAGACTGAGCATGACAGCCTTGTTATATTAAAGACACTTGTTTGATTACATTGACTCAGGCTATTTTTTAACTCCAATAAGCTCCTTCTGAATGGTGTACAAACGAATGTCAGAGGACTTAAACATAAATATTAAagtgtattaaataataatactacGGCTTGTCTTTGAGTTGAAAGGTTaaagaggaatgcagtatttccccagctgcaacctacatatttagccacatccaGCGCAAGTATAACtattgttgatttagattttcttttcggcGTCTACACAgctgattttcttttggtctcaaatgtgtgtccgcagcctttgtaaGTGATGTTCTTAAGGCTTATATTTAACAAACAATTTGGTTTATTATTCTGATTggctaattctttttttttttcatcatacaATATGTTTCCTCAACTGCATACAACATATAGTCAAGGATATTCTTTGCTTTACAGTAGCGGGTTTTGTTCACTTTTTGTTCTGAAATAATCCTCTAATGATTAGATATTGTCCTCGAGtccaagaaaagaaaaaatctgGCCAAATGAATTTGAGTCCTTTTGTTTTACTGGTATGTTACATTAGATATTTTAGAACAATGAATAAAACAACATATTAACAAAATGGAGAATAGTGaaacttgttttttgtttatttttttttacagtaaaaaaTATGTTCACTATTGACaacaaacagatgacatttagtagaaatgaacaaaaaaatataaacatttttaattaatgtaagaaTGGTGtccacttacacacacacacagacatcaTATTGATTCAACTAAAAGGtcaatagttttatttaaagcATCACACAATTCCAACACTTCTGAGCTCGCTAATACCTTTggaaaacaaccaaaaaaaataatttttttagattacCGCCAGAAAGAAACGAgagacttttattcttttataaaaaaattcattctgAAGTTctcaattttatattttctttcctcacttattaaactttaaaaaaaaatattaaaaattcttTGAGCTCAAGACTTTGTAACATTGCTATGATGACAACCAAGTAATAGCCACTAGTCACATGAGACCAATAACATAAACATCTGTCCAACACTTGCACATCTtgatacatgcaatcgcttcCACTCAAACATTTGCTCTGTACtgccaatacacacacacactggcagACACACATATACACTTTACTTTTgcatagaaaataaaaagaaatcaaaatatGCCCTTAGCGTTAAGTTTTTCTTTGTCGTCAGCCTGTACAAAATCACAAGAAGCAAGTTTGTAAGTGGCAGAGCATCCAATGAATAGGAACATTGGTTTCAACATTTAATCCTCTTCTAGCAAGATTTTATTTGTCTAGCTTGATCTTCTCCTGACAGCTTTTATTAATCTACCTGAGGTTACTAGAACTCTCCATCTTCAAAAGTTCATCTTATTTTTAACCAAAAGTCAAGTTGTAGATCTTTAAAGAACTTTCACAGTCACATTAAAAAGGATTACGCCCCTTAGGTTTAACCCACTTAGGCAGAGTTTTATGATTTCTGAGCTTTTTGCATGAAGTTTACATGTTATTTAATATACGAGACATCTCTCAGAGTCAACTGTCAACCAGAGAAGTCAACTATTGACAACTAGAAGTTGACAAGGAGCTCTACCTATTTAAGTCTTGTCTTTTATTCATTGAAACCTTGAAGTCTTATTGTATGTCAGAAACTGTCCAACTGGCTTAAGTTATTGAGCTACTGAACTATATAACAAGGAAGAGCATAGGATGTAATTGCTTGTACATAAAATTGGATAGTTTAAATTAAATCGTTAAATTACGCATGTATCGTTTCGAATGATTATGGTGACCTCATTTGAGAAAAACATTGGACTGCGAAAATCAACAATGACTTATCAGGATGAAAGTCAACAATGACTTATCAGGATGAACGTGACTTATCATGATCACaatgcattgattttttttcatagagTAATATTTGTAAGTGGATACAAGAAACTGCTACAATCTAAGCCTGCTGAACTTCAAGTATCCTTCCTAAACTTTAAACTGCTGTACAAGGAAACTTCTTTCAAAAACATAGAGCAATAGCCATTTAAAACCATGCAAAATATAAACTAACCTATACACACCAGCATGATTTAGAAAATCTATACAATACTGTATTTTCTGACACCAATCTCTTAATCATTAAGCCATTAGCCAGATTTCTCCCCCAGGTGtaatatgattttttaaaagattccTGCCATCAAGGTTTGAATTGCATTGTGAGTGTCTGACTAATGGACCAAATTAAATAAGGCACAATgtcaaaaagaaagttttttctATAAAGAGAGAACAGAAAAATTTTGAGGAGGCAATATTAGTTTCTGGTCTGTAGTTTAAAACTGTCTTGTTCAACTCAAAATCAGTGATACTAAATATATGACCTTAATTATCCAATGAGAGTAACTGAGATAAAGGAAAACCTCATTTAAATTCTTTCTATTAGATATTCTGTAAAAATAGCATGTGAAAAAACAGAGAAATGAGTGAACTCTCGACATTTCCAGTTGTCAGTTGCACAGCAATAAATATCAAGACAATATATGGAACTAAGTCAAGTAGCAAGTTAAATACAGACTAAATCAAGTCCCATAAAGTCAAGTACAGACTAAGTCAAGTCCTCAAAAGCCAAGTATCAAGTCAAGTACAGACTCTATGAATTCCTCTTTGTTCACAACCTATTCTTTGTATGTACAGCACAAAATGTCGTCATGGAACACAAACAATAAAGATAAGACTGGAATCATTTGTTGACCTATGACCTAAAGTGAAGCACGAGTCTATGGACAAAGGTGCAGGCTTTTGTCAAGCAAGACTCACATTGAATAAAAGCCAAATGGATAGCAAGACTTTAAATCAAGTATTATGAATTTTGTATTAAAACAGTTATCTACttcatcaattaattaatttcatttttgatTGGCTGATTGATTGACTTAATAAGATAATGCCAAGTGTTTGTATCCTCACTGTCGGGGATGTCCACTGTCAGTCCATGGTCAATTAAAATGTAACATGTCACTCAGAATgttgaatataattttttattaaaacttaatatttaacaaaaagttaaaaaaacaatatttacattCAAACCAGTAAAATATGGTATGTAAAACAATGACAGAGCAAAATTGACCAATCAAACAGAGTGTTTCATGATAGTTTGTACAGTAAAAACACTAAAAGATTAACAAATCAAATCTTTCTAAAATGctataaaatttctttttgttctattttgtaTGTACATAATGACACAATTTTAATCTTCACGAAGAACAAAACAGCTCCTTCCTGACATCCTATAAAACAACATACAACAATGTCATCAGAAAGTTTGGACAAAACTTGTTCTTCATACCAATTAGTGGGACAAAACTTAAGCATTCCCACCACATACACTTTGTGTGGTTTTTAAGAACATGTGTCAAGGTTAAGGCCATCTCTTCATTTCTGATGACTTTCACCAGGCAAACTCAATTCAGCCAGGCTACACATTCAACAAAAACACATCTTTGATGATGGCCTAATGAAAGTAAAGCAGACGCAAAGAACTGAAAAAGATGTGGTTTTGTTCTTTTAAGTGATTTATACAAcggaatgttgttgttttttttgataAATCCATTTGATGTTCAGAAGAAACACTTGGTTGGTAATTACTAGACATTGTTTTAACCATGACATACACTCAAAGGGAAGgagttaatttattttatagacaTGGGAAACTAAATAGGCTTAACtcgtaaatctattttttttttaatgaacatgCTTTGAATCTAGTTCTTCACAATTTCTGTCATATGTGCATTCTAATTGTATGTACACTTGAAATAAGCTCATGTTTGATTTAATTCTTTTTATCATTACTATgaataggggaggggggggggttatcaagcttgaataaaaacacaaaaacttttaaatgtattgatagatgtcaagattttaaaCCAAAGCTCTC from Biomphalaria glabrata chromosome 9, xgBioGlab47.1, whole genome shotgun sequence encodes the following:
- the LOC106053044 gene encoding uncharacterized protein LOC106053044; amino-acid sequence: MTDKKMTLGFLENFLLSGSAAVISKTSIAPLERIKLLIQNQDELIKCGRLNKPYRGILDCAVKTFQSEGLLAFWRSNFVNCVRYFPTQAMNFAFKDHIKAAFKTVPGESHGRKLAKNIFSGSIAGALSNCFVYSLDYARTRLAMDAKNADNPLANRQFTGVIDVYKKTWAADGIQGLYRGFVVSVISIMVYRGCYFGFYDSLKPILLRENPGFFSSFVLSYGVTVSSNLIAYPLDTIRRRMMLRSAEKVQYKGSVDCALQIIRNEGALSLMKGAGANILRNIAGAGVLVGFDKFKDIYIRYHQKL